The window TGAACGAAGTCGACCCGAAGCACGAGTTTCGGCACCTCCGAGAAACAATCCTAGGTTTGGGCCACATAAAGAGCGAACACAGGAGAGATCTTTGCCTCGATGTGATGAACAACCCAGCAAAAGGAAATTCAATTGGGCTCTTCTACTGTCACGGTCTCCTGGGGAACCAGGGCTTCATTTTAACACAGtaagagcgaggcagaagcgcgGGCAACAGCAAGAAGCATCCGCTGCCAGATGGCCCTTTCAGGTCCAACTAACGACAGCCTAATCCTGGTCCTCCGATATAACCCCCATAGTCTTTGACTTCTTGCCGGTGGATCTATGAACAGCCAGGCATATTTCAATTGCACAAGACCGTGTGCAAAAAACTACAGCATATATTTGTAGAAAGAGGAATAGGCATGTGTACTCGTAGCAGCCGGCTCAGGGGCTCCACTTCGGGACTTGACCAGGCGCCACGCGACAGGTAACGGAGACTTCTGTGACATATTAAAAGCAGCTTCGACTGTTTTGGCCCACCAGTGCAAGCACCGGCTGCTTGACAGTTCACTACGCACCCTGAGTCGTATTCTTTGCAGAAATCCAGGTCAGGTGCGCCTCCTTCTCACTGAGAAGGAATCCCACGAGAAACTGTGTCTGACGCCCCGAGCAACAATGGAAACGTGCGACTCAACTTTAGAGACTGCTCAGTATGAGTTCGACTTCGATACTGGAACGATCAGATGGACCGGAGATGATGAATGGAGAGACACCTGTATGCAGGTTGTGCCCGCGAGTGGCAATGAGGTCAGCAACaggcggctgtctccgcgttcaAAGACAGAACGGCAGGCAGTATGAAAATACGTGCGAGCACAACTGTAGGGACTGCTGCATGTCTGCTTATATGCGCTGGTGCATCCTAGAAATATGCGCAGATGCATCGCTGTTGTATAAGTATGTGAACATGTGTTGACCATGTTGTGTACTAACGAAGCATCCTCGGGTTTTGGGAGGCATATGCAAAAGACTGTTGAGGCCATTTCTAGGTTTCGTCAGGGTTACGGCAGTAGACTGTCTCTACCAACAGCAGTACCATCTGAGGGAGACGTGTCGTGATTCGAAACGAAGACCATGTCAATCGGCAGGAAAGATCTGCATGTGTCCTCTTTTCTGCAACTTGTTGCTGAATGCAGCTGCCGTGGGTTAAATGGCAACCCTGCGACAAAGCGAACCCCAATCAGAAGTGGTCCTGGCCGCCGTTCCCTTCGTCCAGATATTTGCctgcggaagagaaacgccggCGAGGCTTACAAGATGAACCGAAAACCATGGACTCACCGCGCGTGCTACTAAGAAgcaaacgcgtttcctcgctgtgTGTCGACGCTCTTTCGCATCCTGATCACGGCACCCGACTCGGAGTTACCGCCTGCCAGTCTGCGGGATCTGGAACCCAGCGGTTCGTTATAATGGGGTAGGCTTCCAGCACAAGACAAATGCTTGACATAGGTTCTCTCTTCAGACggttctctcccctttcccccCGTTAGTCGCGCCTTCCAGTTGTTTGGAGCAAGGCTTGAGGCGCCGAGGTTATTGTCCTTTCAGGCGTAGGAGCGCATTTGACATTTCTTCGGACAGCAACATATGCAAAAAATCGTCTGGTTCTTTCACTTGTGGTGTATCCGCGAtaggaagacagaaacacCATCACACCTTGTCGGCTACTCCAGTAGTCATGGTCAGACGCTTTTTTTTTCATCTGATCTCATGAGAGGGattttgcctttcctctcatgggattctccctctctgcctccccctcttcctttcATCTGTCattctctcgttctcctcgccctcagGAAGTCGGTTGCTTCCTCCTAGGCTGTAGGATTTGTAAAGTACACTGGAGACCATGTGACCTGCCAATTGCCTTCCGCAACAGAAACACCGGCCAAATTCTGCTAGACGAAAGGACGGTTAGTGGTGGCACTCTTTGCCTCGGCTATCCAGATCGCGTTTTCTTGtgtgaagacgagaaacgatCACGGAAGATCAACGTGGAAAGTCGCCAGAATGGCCAGGTGGTTTGGGCAGAGGGGGGGGAAGCCAGTGGAGCCAAATCATGCTTGACACTTGTCGGTTCCGACAAGGGGCTTTCCAGTTCTTTTCAGGTACGTGATGCCAAAGAAGAGCTGTGGGAATGAAGGAAAGAGAATTTGGGATATAGAGCTTGAGCaaggacacagagagagaggtggaagTAATTGAAGCCGGAAGACCGAGGGGAATCgtgggagacagacgagagacggacgcTACGGAAAAGCAGGAAAAATGCGGCGCCCGGATTTCTTCAAGAGTTGAACTTTTGGGAAAAAATGTTCTCCAGGAGACGAACACACAACAGAGTCATTTACTGCTAATGCGAGTCACGGTGATAGGGAAATCCTAAGTTCATACACAGCAGGTGACGTTCTCTGTAGTTTGCTGCTCTATGGAATTGTTTTATCCCTTTTTGTCAGCCCAGCATTCGCTTCCAGCCTTGCACCCCGACCGTTGCCGATGCCAGCCAGCTCTGGATTGTGGAGGAGATATAAACCTCTCCTCGACGTGATGTCTATAAAAAGTAGGCTTGTTCTATCTTTGGAACAAATATGGGAGGCAACCTGCATGACACAGCGACATGGCATCAGTCATCACCGCCTGTTCTTGAATTTGAGTCTTTCAGTGGCAAGACACGAATCCTCCGCGCCAGCACTACACGGTGCTAGCTGCGCCAACCGTGTTCGCAAGGTTGACAAAGAGCCACAAATGGGGCGTCCTGGTTACCCGCAGAATCTAAGAATGGAGGCAATTGGATTCAGTGGCGATGAGATCAACGGGAAAATTTCCTGGCGACTGTAAATCACTAATTTTTTCCACCGAAACGGCGGCTGTCTTATTCACTTCAGGATGGCGGTGCTTCCTGTCGCACGTGTGACCGGCCGCAGGTCGAAGCATGACGTTGGAACTGGTTCTGGCGGCGGCGCTTTCTGTATCTTGCTTTTGCTGCTGGTCGGTTTAGTCGAAATTTACCACTCCGAAGTACAGGCACTGCGCGGGGTACCGAACCAACAGACTGAAGTTTCCGCAAGTATCTGTACACCTGACGAGAACGGAGCAAGTACTTGTACCTGCACCGACAGCAAAACTGTTCTCAGGGATGTCCAACCTGAACCCGCTACAGACGCTTTGAAAACTGCTGTATTGAAGTTTTCTGGCTCAACGAACTCGTTGAAGCTTACGTGCGACCATGGGCAAATTCCCTCCGCAACAAACAATTCTGACAAAGTATGTCCAACGAGTGTGGATCTGGTCAATTGCACAGGTGATAAGACACCCCCCGATAACTCAGTCAGTATTGCAAGTTTTCTTGTGGGGGACGGCAAGGAATCAATCAAATGGGTGAAAAGCTCAGGTGAGGACGGCAACTCGCATACACTGACTATTCCTGGTGCCAACCTCCCTCTGTCGCCAAAAGAATTTGCCGTGGGTTGCCTGGACGGGACAAAAAAGGCAGTGTGTAAGGTAACAGTTAAGCTCGAAAAGCTCTCGACGACAACCGATAACACCGTTGAGTGCGCATATGGACCTGACAGTGGCGAGAACCGCCAGCAAGTGACGTTATCTCCAACACAAAACAGCTTGACTCTTATCTGTGGTGAAGGCGCTGCCGTCCAGCCGACAGACTACAAAACCACATTTTGCTCTACCGGGGACGCGAGCGACACCTGCTCTGAAACTTACGAGAGCATCTTTCCACATTATGAAAAGAGCTGGTGGACAGAGCCAGCATCGCCGAATTCAACAGTGAAGCTAGAGATTCCGGCCGACGACTTCCCTGAGGATGAGAAGAAGATCGTAGTAGGATGCAAGTATACCGTATCGTCTGATAAAAAAGGTCAATCGACTGCGACTCAGTCTTTTTCCTGCAACGTTGACGTAACTATCACGGCGAACCCAATGACGCCAACGTCAGGCGCCAATCTCTCATCTCCCTGGTGCTCTGTAGCTCCAGGAGTTCTGGCGCTGATTGCTGGTTTTTACTTCTTGTAGCAGACAAGGCAACAATGCAGACTGTGTGTGAAGGAAGCATTTGGTGTGTTGTAAAGAATAAAAACAGCGGAGCTAAAATGATTGACTGCAGGCTACGGAGGGTTTGCGTATGTCGTGTCCCAGCGGCTGCTGAAGGGATCCGCAGCAAGCGTCAACGTAGCAAGCACGTCGTTTTTTGCCAACGCACACGGGCAGCCTCCATGCTCCCAACATCGGCTCTCCGATTTGGTTCCAGGCATCGGCGTCCACAAAATACACCACTTTACGGTTCTCTTGTGATTGATGGACGTTGTAATTATAAACAGTTGCCCTCAACTCCACTGGCTCATATGTTTTCTGTTGCTATGGTTCTTGAATTCTCCGCTGGTAGTGCGCGCCTGCAACCCTAATCGGTTCCATGTTCTCCCGGGGAACCTGGAACGAACGAATTTTGTTGTTTTCCTTTAATCGTCGTGACGCCCTTGTGCCCCACATCGCGTGCCGACCCGGCACTCCAGAGTCAAACCTATGGGTTCGGGCTGTGTGACAGCTTATCTCGCATCCCTATCTTTGCGGGTCCTGACCGTCCTGGGCAAGAATTTCGGTAGGAGACGCTTTTGCGAATGACTCAGATAGAGAGGGTCTCCGTGAGAAGATCAATGGCTAGTCTAGGGACTGGCGCAACGAAATCTGACACACAGTGTGTGCCTGTTTGATGACTATTCTATCCTTTTGTGAGGGTTTAGCAGAACTGCATTAGACGTTCCTGTGGAAACAAACTTTTCAGTGACTAAGAGATTTTGAGGCTTGTTGGAGATGCTGGGGATTACCTCACAGCTGTCCAGTGAGATACGTACGCAATTAAGAAAGTGAGATAAAGCTCACTACCAATAGGTGTCGCGTAGAAGAGACCCCAATGGCCGACAGCACTGCATACAAGACGGAACGAAGTCCCTTTTCTGCTGATGCCAGGAACAGCGAAGTAACGAAGGATTACTGATTTATACCCGGAAACCAAGGTAACGCAAAGACGACAGCTGTTCCCCATCGATCCTTTGCTGTGTCTGTAACTGCCGTGTTGCATGCGTCATATACACGCTTCTCACGCAAGATGATATCGCCTTTGTTGGCCATATTATTGCTGTGGTTTTTCTACTTCTCTAATCTCCAAGCTAACCTACTAATTCTTGCCGCTACTCCGTGTCATCGTTTGGCCGCTGCTTTCGACGCGAATACTACGCCATACAATTCCTGACTTTTCAACCGCTACTCTCCCTCAAATGTTGAAGACTACTGCTTCGACTGAGGTATGTAGCACAACACAAAAGTGTGGAGACATGTATTGTTTGGCTGAGACTAGCTCGCCGTAAGTCGCCCGACAGATATGGTAACCGGAGAGAGTGCGAGTTTTCGCCAGCATGTCGTCTGGAAAGTAAGTACACTTGTAGTCCCAACTCTCCCTGTGTAGATCGCGCAACTCGGGTatcgaaaaagaaagaacggCAGCTCCATCAGTTTGCTTCCCGGAGCACAAGCCAGACTTCCGGCGACATAAAACAACacgtctcctcccttttcgcTCACTGGAGAATGAAAAACGACTGAAATAATGATTCTATCGCCAGAATAAACAGAACGCCCGTGTTGAGTCGCAGTCTGTGCATCACGGTCCGGGCACTCGAAATAAAAGTCCGTTCTTTGGCTGTTCCGTCTCggtctctttttgtttttgcCACCTTTGTTGCGCCGCTGTCCAGATCTGGGACCTTGCGGGATATGGCATCTCAGTTGTCCTAGCTGAACACCGATTGCTTTCTCCCAGTGTCTTACGGTTGCAGGTTCGCAGCTTCCGAAAAGGGTAACAGTCTGGAGAAAACAGTACCCCGTACTCCAGAGGAAGTGAATGAACCACGCCTTAGCATCGACGCACCCACCAGCGACATGCCGGCACCATGGCCCCTGCAGCATGAAACTCTTCACGTGTCGGTTTCTTGGCGTTTGAAGCAATGATTAGGGGTGTCCGCAAGCGAACACGTCGTTCCCCGAACGCATACatgctgtctccttttgcaGGGGAGCACACCAGTTGCTGGACCCTGCAATGCAATCCGTTGGCTGCATGTTCCTTATAAAAGGCAACGCGTCGCAGAGTAAATAAAACTATGACACGCACGCACCAGGTTGACCAGGCACGAGGCCGTCCCCCACCCATTTTCGTTTGACAAGTCCACCGCATTGGCTCACAGCAGCTGTCCCGTCTCTATAGGAGGCCCGTGGTGTCTGTCACCGTGTGTCTTGTTAATCTGTCTGTGCGACGACTAGCGGTTGACCAGGTAGTCGAAATATGAAAAACTGCGCGGTAATATGAATATACTGCATAAAGATTGTAGCTGTAGCTGTTTTTCTTGCCTGGGCATGGAAGCGTGTAACCACAGTTTTACTAGTGTTACCGACAGTGGCATTTATCACGTACCCACACTTTCCCCGCTTTGTGGGGGTCGACGACTAGCTTCACTGAGTTCGCGACTATTTTGTTCTTCCCGGTGGGCTGACATCGCGTGAGCTGTGTATGCCTCTCGTAATCCCGCACTGGAGGTCAAAATGAGAGTCAACTTTTTGGCAAAAGTAGCAGTTGCGGCCATTTTCGTGGCGAACAAAGAAACCGCAGGGGTCGCGGCCATTTTGGTAAGCTTCAGGAAACGGTGTCGAACTGGGTAAGGACGCCGTCGTTCATGTCTAATCGACATTTCGTCTGCCGCCCCCTGGCAGGAGGCCAGCACTGCTGATGCCAGCAACCCCAGAAAGAGCCCCAAGATCGGCCACAGCAGTTAGTATCTGAAGGCACGCGAAGCCTACCTAGAGCGTTCATGTAATTTGCTAACGGCGCGAACGGGAAGGATTTTGTTTTGCCTCTCCCCAGTTGTGGAAATGGCGTCGGGGGGAGTTTGTTGGTTTCCTACCTTGGAATCTCGGGTTTTCAAACCGCGGCTTCATCATATGACATTGTAGGGAAACAAACGAGGTCGCCATTCGTATACGGCTGTCCTGTTACGGAATGCCGCGAATCCCACTTTCGGAAGTGCTACTGTGAACCATGTTGTCGGTGGCTGTGAAAAATATGCACTCTACAGAGAAGATTGTAAGTATGGCCGCAGCTAACCCCTGAAGATCAATTGCCCACGAGAGTGTTTTGACGGGTCTGTTGCCCTTCCGCGGCTGCACTATCTTTTTGGATTGGGTATAGACGAGAATCTAGCACACAGCGAGTACAGCTCATTGGCTGCTGTGAGACTGCGTATTAGGGACACCATATTGATGCTTTTCCCCAGGACCCAGAGACGTTAGCTGCAGCGAAACTGAGCGTAGTGTGGAGATGGCGATGCGAGCCACGTTTTGCATCATCGGAGAGGCATTCATGCAATACAACACTGTTCCAACACGTGCCACTCCGAGAACAGTCCAGCGTGAGGGTGGAAGCTGGATGCCAACCGGAGAAATTTTTCACGTCGTCCGTTCTGCGATTATGGATTCGGAGTGTATGCTGAAAACGGATGAATGTAAAGCTGTTTAATCCGGCGTGAAGCAACCGGAACCTGCAGCTACTGTCGTGAATAACTACTGATGTTGCAAGAACCCTGTGCTTGTTTTTCCCTCTCATCCCTATGATCCCAGGTTGTGGCTCAATGACCGCTGTTTCATCTCCattcctctgtcttccagAAAAGATGTCCTCGGCGCCGGACCTCCCCCCCCAGGTCCCGGGGTCGAACGGTGGAAACACCACTCCGTCTATCTGGAACCAGCTGGAGGTCAAGAAAGGGAACATTTGACAATGAAGGCTGAGGAATGGCATCTGGATATCGGCGCAGTCTCCATGCGAGGGAAGCGACCCACTGATGAAGATGCAAGTCAACCTTCTCAGAATGACGACCCCTCTGATGACCGACCTGCTGGCATCCACCATCCTTTAGCGAGACCCGGCGACACACCAGCAAGACGATTCTGCCATGCAAATAATATCTAACTACTCTTTTACACTCCCGTGGAACGCCATAGGACTTTTTGCTTGTTACCTGTGGCCCACTACCGCGCGCTCCCATACACATTCGGGATACAATCCTCCTGTTTACGTCCAAAATGCATTATTTCTGTATGGCAATTCAGGCGCTGGTGGTGGATATGGCAATCTATTCCCACCCAAACGTCCGTATACAAGCGCTGTTCGATGGTCATGGCGGGCCGCACGTTGCCCACTACGCTGCGAATCACCTTCAATCTCTTTTCGGTAACGGCTGACTGCCGACATGCCCATCTCTCAACCCTGCCGGTCAAGGGAACATCATGGGACTGCAACACGGTGGATACACCAAATGAATATGACCAGCTTGCAGTGAACAGCACCAGCGCGCCAAAATTACatgcttcttttctgctggCCCATTCTAGTGAACTACCCGAAGAAGCTCCGAGACACAACACGCAGTGTTAAGTCGGTGTGCTGTGAATTGACCAGAAATACTCTTCTTACATTCTTACCCCTCCAACACTGTAGTTTTCGCCTTCTAAAAAACTTCGGGATGTGCGCATCACTGTGTGCTTTGGGTCTCGCGCAGCGAAGCATAGGAGCTTGTCTCGACAAACCATCGAGAAGATCTGCAATGATTTGGATGAGGAGCTCAAGATGTATAAAATAATACATAGCGGCTCAACAGGTGAGTCTGGTGGAAGAAAGACCGTAGGTTGCCTTGGAGATTTACGGGCTTGCCACCTTTCAAGCATTTTCACTATCACTTTTATTCCTGCCCTCTTCTGTCGTCACAGGTGTAATAGTTGTAATtgagaaggtggagaagcCGGAACAGGTCACCGTTCGTGGAAGACAAATTGTGGGGGACCCGGCAATCACACCTCTCAAAGAGGAATATGGACAAGAGGCGTCACCAGCTGCACAGATAACGCTGGGATCGCCTGATGCTCCATTTCGCCTTTACGTTATAAACGTTGGTGAGTCTGAAAAGTATTCTGCAGTGGAATCCGCATGTGTGTTCTGCGTCCACTTCCGATACTATGTGAACTTTTCTGACACCATTATACCAGACATAGGCAACCTGATGCACGTGTGCAGGCGGTGCGTCAAGGGACATATCACAATAACTGACACGAAGAATTCCCCCTTCCCTTATGTACATCTACGGTGCTCACCCCTGCGTGAAGAAGAATAGTCGACAGTTGCGTCATAGTTTCACATCTATAGACGCGCAAAGGCAACTGTATCCTATACACGCATGCTGTCCGCGTTGATGTgaacgcaggagacagccgggCGATGCTGCTCGGTGGGAATGACTACTATGAGATGACAAAGGATCACAAACCCGATGATCCCGAAGAAAAGAGCCGCATTGAGCGAGCTGGGGGGTTTGTAACCGATGAGACCGCAAGATCGGTCGCTCGAGTCAACGGACTTTTAGCTGTCAGCAGATCATTCGGCGACTTCGTAAGTTACCATCGTTGCAACACATGTTATGCAGCGAATCCGCATGGAATCAATCTACCTTTTGGCGATGCATGAGGTGACCTGGATGCCCGCAGAAGAATCTCACAGCCGGACGAACTCATTCTACAAAGGGCTATTTCACCCCGAGAATTCGACCAATCACGCTCCTGTGTATGTTGGTTTGAACATGGGTTGCGTATGTGCCTTGATGTGCAGCTTTTAAAGGAGCCAGGGTCCGGTGACACACCAGTGATCTCCAAGCCAGATATCCGGTATTTCTTCGCTACCTACGGTGATTTACTGCTCCTCTTTTGTGACGGTAAGGTGAACCATTTTACAGGCTGGTAGTGCATGTTGCGCCCCTAGTCTTTTTCAAATTCATGGGCCGAGTGGCTTATACACcgacgacacacacacgataGGTTATTCGTTGACCAGCACCAACGATCTGCGTCACACATCCACAGACCTACGTGATCAGATGCGGATAGCTGATGAGACGACTCTCCTCTGATTCACAAAATATGGCCAGCCGAGACTTGTGATGCAGACGAGCAATCCCCCATGCAATGCCCGGTTTCATTTCTCATAAACTTGCGGTATCCTTCTGTGTGCAGGCGTGACGGAGCCGGCTGAAATGAGCTGGGCTCATGTGGCGGCATTCGCGCGGGAGACTTTCTCACAAACGAATGACGTAGTTAAGACTGCAACGTTTCTTGCCGACAAGGCTTACGCGGCAGGTTCTTTCGACAATATCAGCACAATAGTTACCTCACTCCGTCAGGAGCCCGCAGCGGTTCCTGTCGCAACCCTTCAAGCCCACGTTTGGACCAGAGACAAGCTGAGTAGGTTTTACCGTCTGTCATTCGTACATGGAGAGGCGAACTCTCTATAGTGCCAACTGTGACAAGAGCCCTCCATTTATTCATCATTTTGTTTAGAGCAACAAAGAACCTACGAAATGTAGTCAATTTGGGAATCGGAACCGCTGCTGTCTTCTGATAAGCACGAAACCATTTGGTGAAGTTGCACAACAAACTCAAGACATTTATCAGCACTTTGGTGTAGCCGTTACTTGCCTGTTTCTTTCGCTATCTATTTGCTACACCAGAGTACCTTCTTCGCATAACATAGCTTTCCGGTCCGTTCGTCCCAGCTACAGAGTTCCTCATCCCGTCGATGGCCACTTTATACAGTGCGTACACCAGCGATCGACTGTCGTGTTGCGGGTGGCAATCGACAGCTTCTTAGAGTCTTTGCGTGTGACCGACCTGCCAGCTGCGACTACCTGTGATGCGTTTGCAGTAACTACACTAAGCGAAGATTGGACGCATCGACTTGAGACGGCAAAAAGTAACTTTTTCTTGCCCCTATTTTAAGCAGTTTATACGTACATGTGACAAAAACCCAGTGAATACTGTCGCGTGTTTAGCAACCGGAAGTTCCTTGTTCCGAGCTAGAATTCGAATCGCTTTTTAACGCATTCACGACGAATCTATGGAGACGCCCAGGTAGGATCTGATAGTACGAACGCATTGAGTGGCTTATGCATTGGGCATCAGCAGTACGCCTGTATCCAAATGAGCCGGAACACTACATGCGAATGCCGGTGAATGCCGGACTTCATATGCATCACAGTTCGGTGTTCCATCCTTGTTTGTCGAGGGCTCTCCAGATTACGGCGACTCACGTAcaaaaaggagggagaacgggCGCCAGGTGCAGCCTTTGTAAGTGGGGTCGATAGCATCATATCTCTTTTGGTGTATCCGGTAACGCGTTGCCTTTTGTTTAtccttcgcgttttcgag of the Neospora caninum Liverpool complete genome, chromosome XII genome contains:
- a CDS encoding putative protein phosphatase 2C — protein: MAIQALVVDMAIYSHPNVRIQALFDGHGGPHVAHYAANHLQSLFAKHRSLSRQTIEKICNDLDEELKMYKIIHSGSTGVIVVIEKVEKPEQVTVRGRQIVGDPAITPLKEEYGQEASPAAQITLGSPDAPFRLYVINVGDSRAMLLGGNDYYEMTKDHKPDDPEEKSRIERAGGFVTDETARSVARVNGLLAVSRSFGDFLLKEPGSGDTPVISKPDIRYFFATYGDLLLLFCDGVTEPAEMSWAHVAAFARETFSQTNDVVKTATFLADKAYAAGSFDNISTIVTSLRQEPAAVPVATLQAHVWTRDKLITTLSEDWTHRLETAKSNFFLPLF